In Syntrophorhabdaceae bacterium, one DNA window encodes the following:
- a CDS encoding AAA family ATPase, producing MENRPSEIERVKIVKEVRETTADDIAEYLVKRLERAKRKEEAKTPQYGSRMDGPEKKWTGRVGMDGTLSELTDLVLEKEDLLKQILSDRRFLKGESRSVSQSEVLAAVSETKAVTSGELRRLAREIRTHQGIDCSMEKAGRRLEEVVARIHELIMDPETRSAYRKILSGKIETIRSARSIGSLERLIEQSELARMELLARRNSENMTLTAGDRETIEKYEVITHYGRQRIDVLLKDEGVYYETKRRLLLEYRRQLLSDGFVETPGVKMEMMRIISHLKLGIPVLLRGHLGAGKTEIALHVSRKFFGHQPEFISGSEEATKYDIYGRTQIGLRPEEDKVREFKMRMDDFLKMNPDATRKEIKEVERQYYQTIVVKGLTTSFFQYGPLIRAMREGRPLLIDEMDGIPHSIIMRLNHALTRRPGDSIRVQESSGEEIIVKKGFCVMATGNIKSSRYKREELDAAFLSRWWSDDIVYPPQEETYEILVASLLDKRGNMQVKDPRDLDALKRLTHAASEIQKIFSGEHLDYFGEGADAARQVPASLKKSVLSLRHLWNVVRPWKAHNFNKPLENYILDEFIKPSVAEDQVYLVQLLCRYRFFKTWKNDQFGIPSLNEGKLTAFQGKSARQATV from the coding sequence ATGGAGAATCGACCATCAGAGATAGAGAGGGTAAAGATCGTGAAAGAGGTAAGGGAAACTACTGCCGATGACATAGCCGAGTATCTGGTTAAAAGGCTCGAGCGAGCGAAAAGAAAGGAGGAGGCGAAAACGCCGCAATACGGCAGTCGGATGGACGGGCCGGAGAAGAAATGGACCGGACGTGTGGGGATGGATGGAACTCTTTCCGAACTCACAGATCTTGTGCTTGAAAAGGAGGATTTACTCAAACAGATCCTCTCCGATCGGAGGTTTTTAAAAGGCGAATCCAGATCGGTCAGTCAATCTGAGGTGCTCGCCGCAGTCAGTGAAACTAAGGCGGTTACGAGCGGCGAGCTCAGGCGACTGGCCCGGGAGATAAGAACACACCAAGGGATTGATTGCTCGATGGAGAAGGCGGGAAGACGGCTCGAAGAGGTCGTCGCCAGAATTCATGAGCTGATAATGGATCCGGAAACAAGAAGCGCCTACCGGAAGATACTTTCAGGAAAGATAGAGACTATCCGCTCGGCGAGATCCATTGGAAGCCTTGAGCGGCTGATCGAGCAATCGGAGTTGGCCCGGATGGAGCTTCTGGCACGCCGCAACAGTGAGAATATGACCCTCACCGCAGGGGACAGGGAGACGATAGAAAAATACGAGGTCATTACCCACTACGGCCGACAACGTATCGACGTGCTGCTTAAAGACGAGGGAGTTTATTATGAGACGAAAAGACGGCTCCTCCTCGAGTACAGGCGCCAACTCCTGAGCGATGGTTTCGTCGAAACTCCCGGCGTAAAGATGGAGATGATGAGGATCATCAGCCATTTGAAGCTGGGCATACCTGTCCTTCTTCGCGGCCATCTTGGCGCGGGCAAGACAGAGATCGCCCTTCACGTGTCGCGGAAATTTTTCGGTCATCAGCCGGAATTTATCTCGGGATCGGAGGAGGCGACCAAGTACGACATTTACGGAAGGACCCAGATCGGGCTCAGGCCGGAAGAGGATAAGGTCAGGGAATTCAAGATGAGAATGGACGATTTTCTCAAAATGAACCCCGATGCCACACGAAAAGAGATAAAAGAGGTCGAGCGGCAATACTACCAGACTATTGTCGTAAAGGGCCTGACCACGAGTTTTTTTCAGTACGGACCGCTCATAAGAGCCATGAGGGAGGGTAGACCCCTGCTCATCGATGAAATGGACGGCATCCCCCATTCCATCATTATGCGCCTGAATCACGCCCTTACACGGCGTCCGGGCGACAGCATCAGGGTACAGGAAAGCAGCGGTGAAGAGATCATCGTGAAGAAGGGTTTTTGCGTCATGGCTACGGGAAATATAAAATCTTCGAGATACAAAAGAGAAGAGCTGGACGCTGCTTTTTTGTCCCGTTGGTGGTCCGATGATATTGTGTACCCTCCTCAGGAAGAGACCTATGAGATATTGGTTGCCTCTCTCCTCGACAAAAGGGGAAACATGCAGGTGAAGGACCCCCGTGATCTCGATGCCCTCAAAAGGCTTACCCATGCCGCGTCGGAGATTCAGAAGATATTCTCAGGGGAGCACCTCGATTATTTCGGCGAAGGCGCGGACGCGGCCCGCCAGGTGCCCGCGAGCCTCAAAAAATCAGTCCTCTCTCTGAGACACCTCTGGAACGTGGTGAGGCCATGGAAGGCCCACAATTTCAATAAACCGCTGGAAAACTATATACTCGATGAATTTATTAAGCCCTCCGTGGCCGAAGATCAGGTGTATCTCGTCCAGCTTCTGTGCAGATACCGTTTTTTCAAGACATGGAAAAACGATCAATTCGGGATTCCCAGTTTGAACGAGGGGAAGCTCA
- a CDS encoding ABC transporter substrate-binding protein has translation MKGIKVSFFVLAIAVFFCIASTAFSANTIKVGIVDTYSGPAGVFGVDMRDGFKMGIDAINAKGGVIGRKIEFVSRDEKFKPDIALSMAKELVMKEKVDILMGTISSASALAISDFAKKEKVPFFCTYAKSEKISGEKGHRYVFDMAENTAMAGRAAAAVLAKKPYTKYWIAGDDMEYGHAITDSVWNNLKALNPKAQLLGQTWWKVGETDFVPYITQIMAAKPDFLIMGNSGASVIGFQKAAKATGLISKIPIYQHTAIEFAVLSSLGLEGPEGVVGTASYMFYYPQTPENKAFVAEYRKIYKRYPTMPAFYGYTAAQFIAKAYTKAGKFDKEKFIDALEGMVLETSAIGRLELRACDHQLLLPTFYGVTKKVPEYKDFLIGTDIVTVPPKDGVPTCEEVAKARSKTK, from the coding sequence ATGAAAGGTATTAAAGTCAGTTTTTTTGTTTTGGCAATAGCAGTTTTCTTCTGTATTGCCTCTACCGCGTTCTCGGCCAATACCATCAAAGTCGGTATCGTTGATACTTATTCCGGACCGGCCGGAGTATTTGGCGTCGATATGCGGGATGGATTTAAAATGGGGATCGATGCCATCAATGCCAAAGGCGGAGTGATCGGCAGAAAGATCGAATTCGTGTCGAGAGACGAGAAATTCAAACCCGATATCGCCCTTTCCATGGCAAAAGAGCTTGTCATGAAAGAGAAAGTCGATATCCTGATGGGCACCATCAGCAGTGCCTCCGCCCTCGCCATCTCGGATTTTGCAAAGAAGGAAAAGGTTCCTTTTTTCTGCACCTATGCGAAAAGTGAAAAGATCTCGGGCGAGAAAGGCCATCGCTATGTATTCGACATGGCGGAAAACACCGCCATGGCCGGAAGGGCCGCCGCCGCGGTTCTGGCCAAAAAGCCCTACACCAAGTACTGGATTGCCGGAGACGACATGGAGTACGGTCATGCAATCACTGATTCCGTATGGAACAATCTGAAGGCATTGAACCCGAAAGCACAGCTTCTCGGCCAGACCTGGTGGAAAGTGGGCGAGACCGATTTCGTGCCCTACATCACCCAGATTATGGCAGCTAAACCCGATTTCCTCATCATGGGGAACAGCGGCGCGAGCGTGATCGGATTCCAGAAAGCGGCAAAGGCAACAGGCCTTATCTCCAAGATACCCATTTACCAGCACACGGCTATTGAATTCGCAGTACTCTCCTCCCTCGGTCTCGAAGGACCTGAAGGCGTGGTAGGCACGGCAAGCTACATGTTCTACTATCCTCAGACGCCGGAGAACAAGGCGTTCGTCGCAGAGTATCGCAAGATTTACAAGAGATATCCCACCATGCCCGCCTTCTACGGCTACACGGCAGCCCAGTTTATCGCGAAGGCTTACACCAAAGCAGGCAAATTCGACAAAGAGAAGTTCATTGACGCCCTTGAAGGCATGGTACTTGAGACCAGCGCCATCGGCCGCCTCGAGCTCCGTGCATGCGACCACCAGCTTCTTCTTCCCACCTTCTACGGAGTGACCAAGAAGGTGCCTGAGTATAAAGATTTCCTCATAGGCACCGACATCGTCACTGTTCCTCCAAAAGACGGCGTACCAACCTGTGAAGAAGTAGCGAAGGCAAGAAGCAAAACAAAGTAA
- a CDS encoding FIST N-terminal domain-containing protein: protein MTIRTACSEKEISGIGADIKAQIGQFNPTFIVFFASSSYDPGEISEAMKVAFGDIPMIGSSTAGEIGAGKMLQNSIVAMFFDGATISDMTLEVVEDVRSEDAIPKVFARFENHFALPMAAMDIEKYVGIILVDGLTGAEERLMERIGDLTDVIFIGGSAGDDLKFTKTFVYANGKAYDNGAVLALLRPTKGFDIIKTQSFTSLGVNLMATEVEEEKRKVISFNGKPAVEAYAEAVGVSPEAAAEKFMSHPVGLSVGNDFYVRSPQQVQDSSIVFYCNIKEGMDLKVLSSTNIVEDTKKAVEDKIEEMGGAAGIINFHCILRTLELMQKGQCEAYGKIFSSIPTIGFSTYGEEYMGHINQTSTMLLFK, encoded by the coding sequence ATGACGATTAGAACAGCATGTTCGGAAAAAGAAATTTCAGGTATAGGCGCAGATATTAAGGCTCAAATAGGGCAATTTAACCCCACTTTTATAGTATTTTTTGCCTCCTCGAGCTATGATCCGGGAGAGATAAGCGAAGCCATGAAAGTGGCCTTCGGCGACATTCCCATGATCGGCAGTTCCACTGCGGGGGAGATAGGGGCCGGGAAAATGCTGCAGAATTCGATAGTAGCCATGTTTTTCGACGGCGCCACAATCTCCGATATGACCCTGGAGGTGGTGGAAGACGTCAGGTCCGAAGACGCGATCCCCAAGGTGTTTGCGCGATTCGAAAACCATTTCGCCCTACCCATGGCGGCAATGGACATAGAAAAATATGTGGGCATCATCCTCGTCGACGGATTGACCGGTGCGGAAGAGAGACTGATGGAAAGAATTGGAGACCTGACCGATGTAATCTTTATCGGCGGCTCGGCGGGAGACGACCTTAAATTTACAAAGACTTTTGTATATGCGAACGGGAAGGCATACGACAACGGCGCGGTGCTGGCCCTCCTCAGGCCAACGAAGGGTTTCGACATAATTAAGACACAGAGTTTTACATCTCTCGGTGTGAATCTTATGGCGACGGAAGTGGAAGAAGAGAAAAGGAAGGTAATTTCCTTTAACGGCAAACCGGCGGTAGAAGCCTATGCCGAAGCCGTAGGTGTAAGCCCCGAGGCCGCGGCAGAAAAGTTTATGAGTCACCCTGTGGGACTTTCGGTAGGAAATGATTTTTATGTGCGGAGCCCACAGCAGGTCCAGGATAGCTCGATTGTCTTCTATTGCAATATAAAAGAGGGGATGGATCTCAAGGTTCTCTCGTCCACCAATATTGTGGAAGACACAAAGAAGGCAGTGGAGGACAAGATCGAAGAAATGGGAGGCGCAGCGGGGATTATCAACTTCCATTGTATCCTGAGGACCCTCGAGCTTATGCAAAAAGGCCAATGTGAGGCGTACGGAAAGATCTTCTCCTCCATCCCCACGATAGGCTTCAGTACTTACGGGGAGGAATATATGGGCCACATTAACCAGACCTCCACCATGCTGCTGTTTAAATAA
- a CDS encoding pentapeptide repeat-containing protein, with product MTRAKFLSSICLISVCMLMPAAAQAFRQADMEKLFAMNSCQWCDLRGADLSGSQLQSADLSGANLSEARLSGADLSGANLSTAYIKNADLSNVNLSNAYLAGANLNGANMDGAKVAGAEFSGSTWTDGTKCGPKSTGKCVESTVLTPGDERPSLFPFDY from the coding sequence GTGACCAGAGCGAAATTCCTATCGTCGATCTGTCTCATCTCGGTGTGTATGCTCATGCCTGCTGCTGCGCAGGCATTTCGCCAGGCAGACATGGAGAAGCTCTTTGCGATGAACAGCTGCCAATGGTGCGATCTCAGGGGCGCCGATCTCTCCGGGTCCCAGCTTCAGAGCGCGGATCTTTCGGGCGCCAATCTTTCGGAGGCGCGACTTTCGGGCGCCGACCTCTCCGGGGCGAACCTCTCTACCGCTTATATTAAAAATGCGGATCTTTCGAACGTGAATCTATCCAATGCCTATCTTGCCGGGGCTAATCTAAATGGAGCGAACATGGACGGTGCCAAAGTGGCCGGGGCGGAGTTTTCGGGTTCCACCTGGACCGACGGGACCAAGTGCGGACCAAAATCGACGGGCAAATGTGTGGAGAGCACGGTACTGACTCCGGGAGACGAACGGCCATCCCTTTTTCCTTTCGATTATTGA